The following are encoded together in the Anaerostipes caccae L1-92 genome:
- a CDS encoding Rha family transcriptional regulator: MLVEVKRIDKQEKTVVSSLDVANTFGKRHDNVLKDIRELGCSEEFRLLNFEESKYLNEQKHKQPMYYLTRDGFTLLVMGYTGETAMKFKEAYIKQFNAMERTLQGKLIEREKGIAVRQSLTKALQQSTENERMHGHAYSTYTNCIYKVLFGMNARQLREKYGIDKKENLRDYLLEEDLRAVQSMECLVSGLVDCGWGYDQIKEFIQQNNSAKIAA; encoded by the coding sequence ATGTTAGTTGAAGTAAAAAGAATTGACAAACAGGAAAAAACAGTAGTTAGTAGTTTGGACGTTGCAAATACTTTTGGAAAAAGGCATGACAATGTATTAAAAGATATTCGAGAACTTGGTTGTAGTGAAGAGTTCCGACTCCTAAATTTTGAGGAGTCAAAATATCTAAACGAACAGAAGCATAAGCAGCCGATGTACTATTTGACACGAGATGGGTTCACTCTTTTGGTTATGGGTTACACCGGCGAAACAGCAATGAAATTTAAAGAGGCGTATATAAAACAGTTCAATGCAATGGAACGTACTTTACAAGGGAAACTAATCGAAAGGGAAAAAGGTATTGCGGTTCGGCAATCTCTCACAAAGGCATTACAGCAGTCTACAGAAAATGAGAGGATGCATGGTCATGCCTATTCCACATATACGAATTGTATTTACAAAGTACTATTCGGGATGAACGCAAGACAACTCCGTGAAAAGTATGGAATAGATAAAAAGGAGAATCTTAGGGATTACTTATTAGAGGAGGACTTGAGAGCTGTGCAGTCTATGGAGTGTTTAGTGAGCGGATTGGTTGACTGCGGCTGGGGATATGACCAGATCAAAGAGTTTATACAGCAGAATAATAGTGCAAAGATTGCAGCTTAA
- a CDS encoding holin, translating into MNMRDWKKWGRAAGIRAVKTMAQTAVATIGTTAVMSSVDWKMVLSTAVLAGIVSVLTSVAGLPEEGE; encoded by the coding sequence ATGAATATGAGAGATTGGAAGAAGTGGGGCAGAGCCGCAGGAATCAGGGCTGTTAAGACGATGGCACAGACTGCAGTAGCAACGATAGGAACCACGGCTGTAATGTCCTCTGTGGACTGGAAAATGGTATTGTCCACGGCGGTATTGGCCGGGATTGTATCTGTACTTACATCCGTAGCAGGGTTACCGGAGGAGGGCGAGTAA
- a CDS encoding helix-turn-helix domain-containing protein, translated as MIVYKIDVIESLKEAGYNSTRILKENIIGQSAMTKIRNGEPVGIKTLDKICELLDMQPGNIIKYVETKK; from the coding sequence ATGATTGTATATAAAATTGATGTAATCGAATCTTTGAAAGAGGCAGGATATAATAGTACGAGGATTTTAAAAGAAAACATTATAGGCCAGTCCGCAATGACGAAAATCAGAAACGGTGAGCCAGTTGGAATTAAAACGTTAGATAAGATTTGTGAATTGCTAGATATGCAGCCTGGTAACATTATCAAATATGTAGAAACGAAAAAATAA
- a CDS encoding peptidoglycan recognition family protein yields MALKFKKKFAHKSNYGGKRSTKDIDYIVVHYTGNSKDTALNNCKYFQGASKGASAHYFVDGGKYVYKSVAVNRVAWAVGGCYSTVGAAGNYYKKCTNANSLSVEMCNVTRKVPANVRDQTIELVKFLMQKYGVPASHVIRHWDVNGKNCPMPWIGADNNGWKTFKNAIGGQSVKYTTVKKTSSKNAIRWMQGKLNSLASGADIAVDGEWGPATQKKLERYWKQLGWKKGSYAGKKTCTALYKNRKK; encoded by the coding sequence ATGGCATTAAAATTTAAAAAGAAGTTTGCCCATAAAAGCAACTACGGCGGCAAAAGAAGCACAAAGGATATAGATTATATCGTTGTGCATTATACCGGAAACTCTAAAGATACGGCCTTGAATAACTGTAAATACTTCCAGGGAGCATCCAAGGGAGCGTCCGCACACTACTTTGTAGACGGCGGGAAATACGTCTATAAGTCCGTGGCAGTAAACCGGGTGGCCTGGGCAGTCGGCGGCTGTTATTCCACCGTGGGAGCTGCGGGAAACTACTATAAGAAGTGCACGAATGCAAACAGCTTATCTGTAGAGATGTGCAACGTTACTAGGAAAGTGCCAGCAAATGTTAGGGACCAGACAATCGAACTGGTAAAATTCCTAATGCAGAAATATGGCGTTCCAGCATCCCACGTGATCCGGCACTGGGACGTAAACGGGAAGAATTGCCCTATGCCATGGATCGGAGCAGACAACAATGGTTGGAAAACTTTTAAAAATGCTATCGGAGGGCAAAGTGTAAAATACACAACCGTAAAAAAGACATCCTCTAAAAATGCAATACGGTGGATGCAGGGAAAACTAAATTCACTAGCATCTGGTGCAGACATTGCGGTAGACGGAGAATGGGGACCAGCAACACAGAAAAAGTTGGAAAGATACTGGAAGCAGCTCGGATGGAAGAAAGGCAGCTATGCCGGGAAAAAGACCTGCACGGCTCTTTACAAAAATAGAAAGAAATAG